The Gossypium hirsutum isolate 1008001.06 chromosome A03, Gossypium_hirsutum_v2.1, whole genome shotgun sequence genome contains the following window.
AAGAGATTCAGTTACTTCAGGCTAAAGTTGATAAAAATCCTGAAGTAACTCGTTTTGCGTTGGAGAATATAAGGCTTTTAGACCAACTTAGAAGGTAGATTCTAAAAACAGATGATAGTGCCGATATTCtacaaattatttttctatttattttctttgtggCACTTATAGATTTCAAGAATTCTACGAGGAAGGGGAAAAAGAGATACTATTGGACGAAATATCCAAATTGCGGGATCAGGTATTTCTATCTGGCCCAAAATCTTGTTattcttttgtttgatttttttttggataatggCATAATGCAAAATTTCTACATGCAGCTGCTGCGATTTCTTGATGGGAAGTCTAATCATCTTAGCTGCCCGAGCTCAAATGATCGTCTGCAGGTTCACTTTAATACAacctattataatatttttaacacTTTCTGTCACCCAAACTTGTTTGTATAGAGAACCTACAAGAGGAAGGACAAGTTTGTTTTTCTTTACATTAGTTTTTTGAATGGAAACAGAGGTCTCAAAGTTTATGAATATTGGATTACCTAggatttatttcatttttcttctaatGCAGGAAGCTGTTCGCATCAGCAAAGAAAATGACTCCCTACAGTCTGAGGTTTGTTTGTTCATTGTTCGGCAGAAATATGCATTTAAGATTAGTCTTTGGGGCTTACATGTTGTTCTTTGTTAATTGTTTCAGTTAAAGAACACTctcaatgagttagaagaatGCAGGCACAACCTTAATTCTTGCTTGGAGGAGAATGCAAAACTTAGTAGGTTAGATAATCTGGTCTTCTTTTCAGCTAAACTATGTCTTTCCTTATTGAATGTTTAAAACAGGCATTTTCTTTCTGTCTGAGGCAATTTTCTCTTGCTTCTTCTGCAGAGAAATTAACAATTTACATGCTATGTTAAATAGCCTCAAGTCTTCAGCTTGTCATCAAGATGGCAACTCCAAAGCCGTAAAGGTACTTTTTGTTTTGCTATTTCTGTTGTTTTAGCTTACGGGATCTCAAACTAGGATAGAAAAAAGAACACACACAGGTGCCgagtttatttattgatttaagGATGATTGTAATACCTATGTTCCTAACAAAATGGTTGTATTTGACCAGCCATTTGTTGCCTTTTATTTTTGCAACCTACTTGCTAACAAGAGGTAAACATCAATTTCAGGATTCAGACAGAAATGGGGAAACAATGGAGATGAGTTCAGTTCAGAAAATGACAAGTGAGGAACAAATTATGGATTTGCAGTTGGAATTGGATATACTAAAGATTATTCTTCAAGAAGAGAAAACATCTCATGCTGCAGTTGAAGAAAGAGCGGACTGCTTGACTAGAGATCTTGAGATGGCAAAAGGCAAACTTGTGATGCTGAACAAAGAAATTGAGGATGCAAATGGCGATCTAGAGGAGGCAAAGTCTGTAATTGAAGCACTTGAGTCCCAACAGATTTTTTCAATCAACGAGATGGAGGACTTGAGGAAAAGCAAAAGTGATCTTGTAAAGCTTTTGAGTGAACAGGAAGCTGAAATTACTGCCTTGAAAAAGCAACTTTCTGGTAGAACTTTTAAAGATGCTGTTCCACCTAAAAAGATAGAGAGTGAAGAATCCAGCCTACAGCTGAAATTGAAGAGGATGCATGACTCCCTTGAGAATGCCAAAAAGATGAATATTTGGTACCAAACTGATCGTGCTTTTATGGCATCTAATGAAGAAGAAGTGGATGAAATCTGTCGGCAGGCTGAAGCTGAAACTGCTGAGGTTATTGTCTGTTTGCAGGAAGAACTTACTCTTCTTCAGCAACAAATCCAAGATTGTCATTTGAAGGAGGTGGAGGCTCAAAATGGTGCAGTCTTTTTAGAAACTGAGTTGAAGGAATTGCAAGAAAAGGTAGGTATGTTGACTGAGGATAATAAACAGTTACTTGGAAGGCTTGAAATGAAAGATGGGGAACTAAGAACATTAATGGAAGAGTGGGAACTGCTAAGTTCTGAGATTGAAACTATACTAGCTGATGGTCACGAGGAACTTGTTGATGCTGGTAATCAACTGGAACTCCTTTCCAGTTCTTTTCCACAGAGAAGGATTTGGATTTCTGAGAAAGTTGGTAGGGTGGTCAGAGTACTTTCTGAAAAGGAATTACTGATTGAAGAGCTTGGAAGATGCCTGGAGGATGCAACAGATAAAAGAAGTGAGCTGGAGTGCATGCTGAAGTCTTTAAGAGGTGCTGCACTGATTCTTAATGAAGCACAGCAGCAAGAATgcaatgaaaaagagaaagaaattgtTCTACTGAAGAAAGAACTGAACTTAAAAACATCAATCATTAGAAAGCTTGAGGACAGAATGAAGATGGCTGACGATGACCTGAGAAATGCATCTACTTGTGCAACTGTTGCTTTTGTACTTGTGAATAGATTATCAGAGGCAAACCATAATCATCTCAATGCATTGAAGGGTAAGGACGAACAACTTGCAGAATCAGCAAAGGCAATCTTGAGTAAGGATGCTCTTTTGATTGACCAAGCTACCATGATTGAAGAAACAGAAAAACATATTCATTCCCTTGAAACTGAAGTTGAAAAGTCAGAGGAAGCTTGCACTGAACTTAGCCAGAGGCTTCTGGAGGAGGAGCAGCGTGCTGCTGCTATTGAACAAAAGCTTGAAGATATGGTGGAGAATGACATTTTGAAGACACAGGAGGAGCTGTCTAATCTTAAGGACAGAATGAAGATGGCTGAAGATGACCTGAGAAATGCATCTACTTGTGCAACCGTTGCTTTTGTACTTGTGAATAGATTATCAGAGGCAAACCATAATCATCTCAATGCATTGAAGGGTAAGGACAAACAACTTGCAGAATCAGCGGAGGCGATCTTGAGTAAGGATGCTCTTTTGATCAACCAAGCTACCATGATTGAAGAAGCAGAAACACGTATTCATTCCCTTGGAACTGAAGTTGAAAAGTCAGAGGAAGCTTGCACTGAACTTCGCCAGAGGCTTCTGGAGGAGGAGCAGTGTGCTGCTGCTATTGAACAAAAGCTTGAAGATATGGTGGAGAATGACTTTTTGAAGACACAGGAGGAGCTGTCTAAACTTGAGGACAGAATGAAGATGGCTGAAGATGACCTAAGAAATGCATCTACTTGTGCAACTGTTGCTTTTGTACTTGTGAATAGATTATCAGAGGCAAACCATAATCATCTCAATGCATTGAAGGGTAAGGATGCTCTTCTAATCGACCAAGCTACCATGATTGAAGAAGCAGAAAAAAATATTCGTTCCCTTAAAATTGAAGTTGCAAAGTCAGAGGAAGTTTGCACTGATCTCCAGAAAAGGCTTTTTGAGGAGGGGCAGCATGCTGCTGCTATTGAACAAAAGCTTGAAGATATGGTGGAGAATGACATTTTGAAGACACAGGAGGAGCTGTCTAAGCTAAGAACAGGTGTATCCTCACTCAGGGCTCACATGGGCATGCATAGAGATAGTGACAGAAGCCCTGAAAGAAGTGTTAAAGAAAACCTTTACACCTCTAATGATGGCAGAGATGAAAGACGGGTAAGCTAATGCTCTTGGTTTCTGATAGACAGCTCATTCACTGCAGATATTCACTTCTGTTGTAGTTATTCTTTGAAATGGGTGATCGATTTTTTTACTCCACCTGGATGTTATTGCAGTCAAACAAAAGGGCAGATGCCAAGAATTTGCACTCTATTCAGGGGCAGGAAACTGGTACACCTGATTGTTCTTTAAAAGTTGTAGAGAGTCTACATGGATCTCGATGTGATGAGAAAACTATTGAGTCTGGAAACACTTGCAAGAACAAGTGCGATAGAGACGTGACTATTATTCTTCTGAAAAAGGAAATAGAATCTGCCATGGAAAGCTTAAAAGAGGTTCAAGCTGAGATGGCCAGAATATGCAATGAAAAAGAGGAGATTCGGTTGTCTGAGAAACAGAGCAAGGAAGGCCTACAGTGCCTTGCAGCACATGCACTTGCTCTGGAAGAAGCAATGAATGACTTCGGAAAGCTGTTGGAAGTCAAGATTAGAGCTGTCCATCAAAAGATAAATACTGTTGAGCAAACCGTGCAAGAAATCAGTACTCATTGGTGCCAGAAAAAAGAGGTAAATTGTTTAAAATGTTTAGATGTATAATTTTAGAACCATGATACAAAAATTTCTGATGTTGTTTACGTCTCTGAGTGTTTTTAAAAGGTGACTATTTGCAAGGGTTAGATTTTTCTTGCCCGTTAGTTTTTAGGCTAGCCATTCCCCTATTTTGGTTGGTTTGGCCGTTTCATCATCCACAGAGCTTTTTATCCACTAATCAGCCAACAAAAGAGCACTTTGCAAGAGAAGAGTGGAGTGGCTTAGTCAAGTGGACAATCACAATAACACATTCTCATTTACTTTTACCTTATAAGTAGAAGTAAcccatattttagtttaaataataattaccttATATTTTCCTTTTTCAATGTTCTTGGGCAGTTCCTTGAACTTGAAGTTGGTGATGCAAAGATAATTGCAACTCAGAAAGCTTCAGAGGCTTCTTGTATTCTCGCTAAATTTGAAGAGGCGCAAGATACCATAACAGAAGCAGATATTATGATCAATGGGCTCATGATTGCTAATGAAAAAATGAAACTTGATATCAAGAGGCGGAAGCAAGTGGAAACTGTGCTACTAAATGAGAGGGATGAACTAATTAATCAGGTTAAAAGTTTGCAATCTATTAATACTGTGAAGGATCAGCAACTTGAAGACCTTGAAGAGCAGTTTGGTTCAAGTTTGACAGAGACGAGGTTTATGGTTGCTGAACTGGAGGGTCTCATCACTGAACTGAAAACTGCTTTTTCTCAGAGTGTCAAGGCTGTAGCTTGTGATAGTCATTGCCTTAAGTCTCTTCTGTTTGATTCAATGAAGCTAGCATGCTCATGGCTTGAAGATGTCTGGTCGGAGATAATTGTGAAAGACTGTGCAGTGTCAGTTCTTCACTTGTGTCATATGGGAATTTTGTTGGAAACTTTGACAGGGCTGAATGCAGAAAATGGTTTGCTTCAGCATGGATTGTCAGAGTCAAATGCTGTTATAGCTAATTTGAGGGAACACAATTCCAGGTCAAGAAGAGAGCTTGAAATGTGTAGAGATATTAAGGGAAAACTTCTAGCTGATATTAAGAATAGTTTTGATCGAATATCAAAGAAGGAAGAGGAAACCGGTGAGCTTAGTATCAAATTAGTCACTTTCGAGAAAAAGATATCTGCATTACAGTTTCAAGAGGAAGTTATGTTGCAAAGGTCTAACCATATGGGATCTCAGCTTGCAGTTTTAATGAAGGAATTAGATTTGAGTAACACAAATTTTGTATCTTCCCTTCTTGATCAAGAGCAACTGCTCAAAGATAAAGAAGTGCAGCTGGAATCTCAGGCTGAGATTTCTATGGTAGACTTATGTACAAAAGACTTTGagtctcttattttctcttcagaGATGAAACAAATGATTGTCCACTTAACTGACTCTGGGAAAAAGCTTACCAATGCTTATGCTGTCCTTGATGGTTTAAAGAAAGAAATGACTTTTACAAAATTAGATGCATGTTTGAAAGAGCAGCTATTGGTGGAGCGGGAAAGTGAGTTGTCTTTTCTCCAAGAAAAAGTTGAAGAAGCACAGGTTGAGCAAAGAATGTTGAAGAAAGAGAACTGTCTACTTCTCCAGGATTTGGAGGAGCAGAAAGCTGACTCTGGGAAAAAGCTTGCCAATGCTTATTCTGTCGCTGATGGTTTAAAGAAAGAaatgatttttgcaaaattaGATGCATACTTGAAAGGGCAGCTATTGGTGGAGCAGGAAAGTGAGTTGTCTTTTCTACAAGAAAAAGTTGAAGAAGCACAAATTGAGTtaagaaagatgaagaaagaaAACTGTCTGCTTCTCCAGAATTTGGACGAGAAGGAAGCAGACACCGGAAAAAAGCTTACCAATGCTTATGCTGTCATTGATggtttaaagaaagaaataatttttGCAAAAGTAGATGCATTTTTGAAAGAGCAGCTATTGGAGGAGCAGGAAAGGATATCAAAGTTTATAGAAGAGTTTGAGTTCTTAGAGAACCGAACTGAAGAGCTGGAATCTGAAAATATGAATCTTCATGCAGAGTTATCAAGGAAAGATGAGGTTTTAAGGGGTCTTTTATTTGATCTCAGCCTGCTACAAGAGTCTGCTTCTAATACCAAGGATCAAAAAGATGAAATGGAGGAAATGGTTTCTACTTTGGAGGCTTTAGAAGACGAGCTTGCTGTAAAATCAAGTGAACTTAACGAGGCTGTTAGTCATAGTCATATGCTCAAAGTGCAACTGCAGGAGAAGCTAGAGACGATCACCAGTCTTCAGCTGGATATTAAAGGTGAACGTGAGTCTTTGAAGCTTCTCTACTCTGAAAATCAGGAGCTGAAATCTCATATTGAGAATGCCTTGGCAGTAAAAAGTTCTCTTGAAGATGAATTAACAGAGAGAAAGAAGATCACTGAGAGCTTAGAGGTGGAAATCTCAGAAATGAATAATACCCTTTCCGAAATGAAAGATACCATAGAGTTCTTGAGTAGTAATCTAAATGAAGTTTCGGGTGAAAGAGATGAGCTTCACATGGAGGTGCTTAGCTTGGAAGAAAAGCTTAGAAAGGCACAGGCTGAGGCGAAACAAAGTGAAGCCAATGCAATGGAAGCTCAACAGGTATGGTCTATTTTAACATTGTGTAAAATATTATTTCTGTTTCCTTTTAATATATAATCTTATCTTATAATTGTATGGATACAATTTGATGATAGATGGCTGAATCAAAGAAGACCTATGCTGAAGAGAAGGAAGCTGAGGTAAAACTATTAGAGAGATCTGTTGAAGAGCTAGAATGTACTATAAATGTATTGGAGAACAAGGTAAGATGTCGAACAATGATAAAGCTGTATGAAGGTACTACTTCTATCAAAACCATGTTAATAAATCCCAAACTTGTTTTAGGTTGACATTATCAAAGGGGAAGCTGAACGTCAGCGATTACAAAGAGAGGAGCTAGAATCAGAGCTGGATGCTATAAAAGTTCAGATGCAGAATGTTAAAAATGCTGATGCAGACATGAAAAGGTTTGCCAATTCTATCTCATTTGTAATGCCTATACCCTTGCTAAATGATGACAAATTGTTCCAATTGGCAATATATGATTTCTTTCTATCTGTAGGTGTTTGGATGAGAAGACGAAGGATCTTCAACAAGCACTTGATCAGATACAAATTCTTGAAACTGACATATCTGACAAGGACAGAGAGGTGAAAACCCTTTTGTTTAGATGTGGTTTAGCTAGTTATCATTGACTTTCTCTTGAGCTTATAATGCTGAAAATtcaattttctgaaaaattcttgaCGTCTTTGGTTTCTGCTTTTCAAGATATGTTCTGTGTTTTTATTGGTAAGTCTTCATTATTGTTCAACAGATTGCCCAATGCATAACACATATTTCTGAACTAAATGTGCATGCCGAAGCCCAGGCAAAGGAG
Protein-coding sequences here:
- the LOC107927937 gene encoding kinesin-like protein KIN-12D, whose translation is MLRDFKFLRRNTSKNEEVENVPVNPRDSLASQQSNDGSSRPPLNTIQDPTTKPKLEQEGSVRSRIDRTPTKPKPKLPDSTLPLKTPDKHGFLSKTRYGWAKNEAAESDSRNAGTTNMTPRVSRGIGKATSSCYSESNSTQSTPTKSVSKPPVSGFRNKFDGNGGMRGGNFAALYRGVPSSSGGPVTVVNTVEVPHFDLKEDPSFWMDHNVQVLIRVRPLNGVEKSTNGYNRCLKQENSQTIAWIGQPETRFTFDHVACETVDQEMLFRMAGLPMVENCLSGYNSCMFAYGQTGSGKTYTMLGEIEDLEVKPSPQRGMTPRIFEFLFARIQAEEEIRRDEKLKYNCKCSFLEIYNEQITDLLDPSATNLLLREDVKKGVYVENLTEFEVQTVSDILKLLSQGSLNRKVAATNMNRESSRSHSVFTCVIESRWEKDSTTNLRFARLNLVDLAGSERQKTSGAEGERLKEAASINKSLSTLGHVIMILVDVANGKQRHVPYRDSKLTFLLQDSLGGNSKTMIIANVSPSICCAIETLNTLKFAQRAKLIQNNAVVNEDSTGDVIALQNQIRLLKEELSALKRQNVSRSLSFGAAITGTVQLEESLDDGNTYDMCLEEDDLGYESKSTVRMSFKQLNSLEATLAGALRREKNAETSIKELEAEIEQLNRLVRHREEDTRSSKMMLRFREDKIQRMESLVRGSLPADSFLLEENKALSEEIQLLQAKVDKNPEVTRFALENIRLLDQLRRFQEFYEEGEKEILLDEISKLRDQLLRFLDGKSNHLSCPSSNDRLQEAVRISKENDSLQSELKNTLNELEECRHNLNSCLEENAKLSREINNLHAMLNSLKSSACHQDGNSKAVKDSDRNGETMEMSSVQKMTSEEQIMDLQLELDILKIILQEEKTSHAAVEERADCLTRDLEMAKGKLVMLNKEIEDANGDLEEAKSVIEALESQQIFSINEMEDLRKSKSDLVKLLSEQEAEITALKKQLSGRTFKDAVPPKKIESEESSLQLKLKRMHDSLENAKKMNIWYQTDRAFMASNEEEVDEICRQAEAETAEVIVCLQEELTLLQQQIQDCHLKEVEAQNGAVFLETELKELQEKVGMLTEDNKQLLGRLEMKDGELRTLMEEWELLSSEIETILADGHEELVDAGNQLELLSSSFPQRRIWISEKVGRVVRVLSEKELLIEELGRCLEDATDKRSELECMLKSLRGAALILNEAQQQECNEKEKEIVLLKKELNLKTSIIRKLEDRMKMADDDLRNASTCATVAFVLVNRLSEANHNHLNALKGKDEQLAESAKAILSKDALLIDQATMIEETEKHIHSLETEVEKSEEACTELSQRLLEEEQRAAAIEQKLEDMVENDILKTQEELSNLKDRMKMAEDDLRNASTCATVAFVLVNRLSEANHNHLNALKGKDKQLAESAEAILSKDALLINQATMIEEAETRIHSLGTEVEKSEEACTELRQRLLEEEQCAAAIEQKLEDMVENDFLKTQEELSKLEDRMKMAEDDLRNASTCATVAFVLVNRLSEANHNHLNALKGKDALLIDQATMIEEAEKNIRSLKIEVAKSEEVCTDLQKRLFEEGQHAAAIEQKLEDMVENDILKTQEELSKLRTGVSSLRAHMGMHRDSDRSPERSVKENLYTSNDGRDERRSNKRADAKNLHSIQGQETGTPDCSLKVVESLHGSRCDEKTIESGNTCKNKCDRDVTIILLKKEIESAMESLKEVQAEMARICNEKEEIRLSEKQSKEGLQCLAAHALALEEAMNDFGKLLEVKIRAVHQKINTVEQTVQEISTHWCQKKEFLELEVGDAKIIATQKASEASCILAKFEEAQDTITEADIMINGLMIANEKMKLDIKRRKQVETVLLNERDELINQVKSLQSINTVKDQQLEDLEEQFGSSLTETRFMVAELEGLITELKTAFSQSVKAVACDSHCLKSLLFDSMKLACSWLEDVWSEIIVKDCAVSVLHLCHMGILLETLTGLNAENGLLQHGLSESNAVIANLREHNSRSRRELEMCRDIKGKLLADIKNSFDRISKKEEETGELSIKLVTFEKKISALQFQEEVMLQRSNHMGSQLAVLMKELDLSNTNFVSSLLDQEQLLKDKEVQLESQAEISMVDLCTKDFESLIFSSEMKQMIVHLTDSGKKLTNAYAVLDGLKKEMTFTKLDACLKEQLLVERESELSFLQEKVEEAQVEQRMLKKENCLLLQDLEEQKADSGKKLANAYSVADGLKKEMIFAKLDAYLKGQLLVEQESELSFLQEKVEEAQIELRKMKKENCLLLQNLDEKEADTGKKLTNAYAVIDGLKKEIIFAKVDAFLKEQLLEEQERISKFIEEFEFLENRTEELESENMNLHAELSRKDEVLRGLLFDLSLLQESASNTKDQKDEMEEMVSTLEALEDELAVKSSELNEAVSHSHMLKVQLQEKLETITSLQLDIKGERESLKLLYSENQELKSHIENALAVKSSLEDELTERKKITESLEVEISEMNNTLSEMKDTIEFLSSNLNEVSGERDELHMEVLSLEEKLRKAQAEAKQSEANAMEAQQMAESKKTYAEEKEAEVKLLERSVEELECTINVLENKVDIIKGEAERQRLQREELESELDAIKVQMQNVKNADADMKRCLDEKTKDLQQALDQIQILETDISDKDREIAQCITHISELNVHAEAQAKEYKQKFKALEAMAEQVKPEGYASNAQSHSSNKLEKNVAKPRGSGSPFKCIGLGLAQQMKLEKDEDLTAARLRIEELESLAANRQKEIFSLNARLAAAESMTHDVIRDLLGVKLDMTNYVSLLDNQQVQKITEKARLNNLESQVKDHEVVKLKQQLNEFVEERQGWLEEIDRKQAELTAVHVALENVRQRDQLLKIENEMLKMENVNYKKKVLELEGEVKKLSGQQNLQQRIHHHAKIKEENNMLKIQNEELGVKLRRTEVVLSRVREELGHYRASIGKSPCVNFDEEQRLNNKLRESDEDRVQLAHKLLALCTSVLKAAGITMPISDICPAAAEEALEQLQNKVISLERELQSLTLKNKIYSERNRLSELMPQTSPPASARTDENCHTPKRPFLSTLDR